TGCTGGCCCAACTGCGCGCCCACATGGCGCTGCCCGACTACGCCAGCGCGCCCACCCTGGGCCTGCTCTACATCACCGACCACTACGCGGCCCAGGCGCAGGACATCCTGGACCACCTCAGCGGCGAGCTGCCCGAGGTGACCGACTGGACGGGTACGGTGGGCATCGGCATCTGCGCCAACAACGTCGAGTACTTTGACGAACCCGCCCTGGGCGTGATGCTGTGCGACCTGCCCGCCGACCAGTACCGCGTGTTCTCCGGCGTGGCCCCGCTGGGCCTGGGCTTCGAAGCCCACACCGCCCTGGTCCACGCCGATGCCAGCACCCCCGACCTGACCGAGCTGGTGCTCGAGATGGCCGCCCGCACCGACACCGGCTACCTGTTTGGCGGCCTGGCCTCCAGCCGCTCGCGCTCGGTGCAGTTTGCGGTAGGTGGCAACGGCAACATCAAAGGCCACGGCGCGGCGCGCGGCGTGTTCAGCGGCGGCCTGAGCGGCGTGGCGTTTGGCCCCGCCGTATCGCTGGTGTCGCGCGTCACCCAAGGCTGCCAGCCCATCACCGCCAACCGGGTGGTCACCGCGTCAGACGCCAACCTGGTGCTGGAGCTGGACGGTCAACCCGCGCTGGCCGTGCTGCTGGCCGACCTGGGCGTGGACCTGGAGCATCCGCAACAGGCACTGGGCCGGGTGCGCGCCACGCTGGCCGGCCTGACCCGCGCCACCGCGGGCGACGCACCGTTACGCACCGCCCATTTCGGCAGCGAGGTGGTGGTGCGCCATATCATCGGCCTGGACCCGACGCGCAAGGGCGTGGCGATTGGCGACCACGTGGCCGAAGGCACCCGGCTGGCGTTCTGCCAGCGCAATGTGGCCGCGGCCAAGGCCGACCTGGTGCGCATCTGCGCCGAAATCCGCGAAGAGCTGGAGCCCGAGGAACTGTCGGTCGAACTGGCCACCGCACTCGCTGCCCCCGAGGCCGAATCCGCCCCGCACCCGGCCCGGCGCATCGCGGGCGCCATCTACGTGAGCTGTACAGGACGGGGTGGCAACCACTTCGGCGGCCCCAGCGCCGAGCTGCAGATCGTGCGCCGCGCCCTGGGCGACGTGCCCTTGGTGGGCTTCTTCGCCGCCGGTGAAATCGCCCGGCAAAACCTGTACGGCTACACCGGCGTGCTGACGGTGTTTACCGACGCAGGGCGGTAGACACCGCAAACGCCCAGCGCCGCACGCCCAGCCACCAGGGTGTAGCTCTCGCGGGCGGCTTCGGCAACATCCAGCTTCAGTGCGCTGCAGATGGCATCCACCATGGA
This sequence is a window from Rhodoferax sp. WC2427. Protein-coding genes within it:
- a CDS encoding FIST N-terminal domain-containing protein; translated protein: MQLFPHGHATHPDWRMAAGLVLAQLRAHMALPDYASAPTLGLLYITDHYAAQAQDILDHLSGELPEVTDWTGTVGIGICANNVEYFDEPALGVMLCDLPADQYRVFSGVAPLGLGFEAHTALVHADASTPDLTELVLEMAARTDTGYLFGGLASSRSRSVQFAVGGNGNIKGHGAARGVFSGGLSGVAFGPAVSLVSRVTQGCQPITANRVVTASDANLVLELDGQPALAVLLADLGVDLEHPQQALGRVRATLAGLTRATAGDAPLRTAHFGSEVVVRHIIGLDPTRKGVAIGDHVAEGTRLAFCQRNVAAAKADLVRICAEIREELEPEELSVELATALAAPEAESAPHPARRIAGAIYVSCTGRGGNHFGGPSAELQIVRRALGDVPLVGFFAAGEIARQNLYGYTGVLTVFTDAGR